From a single Aspergillus puulaauensis MK2 DNA, chromosome 2, nearly complete sequence genomic region:
- a CDS encoding uncharacterized protein (COG:Q;~EggNog:ENOG410PMU7;~InterPro:IPR026992,IPR027443,IPR005123;~PFAM:PF03171,PF14226;~go_function: GO:0016491 - oxidoreductase activity [Evidence IEA];~go_process: GO:0055114 - oxidation-reduction process [Evidence IEA]) — protein MGSIGPDHHDPQLATALSSNEAADMATLDCSKLKGSPSERSAALKQLDEALQSYGFIYLANHGVSQTLFDEAFAWINSYSERFFDLDSSTKNMIARPASESLDDHYGYAAYGVGHISQLVFGEEEVEKHHAASPDHKETLEVGNPHEPCGSGPNRWLPEDVFPGFRQFYEVFWDACNEVEKSLRQALCEILRIDINTLCRKQSLNFGHISFLHYPQMAVKSQDGKDLQRLNAHTDYGSLTLVFQDNVGGLEVHDGQLFRPVTPKTGTIVVNVGDMLEQQSNGRWKSALHQVVGPRKETMGEGLQTSKTVLDRYSIAYTGAVDPEVIIETLPGCEVPGRWKPSMADCDEEKPVTSYEWLQKRVAAEYHQT, from the exons ATGGGTTCCATCGGGCCTGACCATCATGACCCGCAGTTAGCAACTGCTTTATCCAGCAATGAAGCGGCAGATATGGCCACTCTAGATTGTTCAAAGCTAAAGGGATCTCCCTCAGAGCGAAGTGCGGCTCTTAAACAACTTGACGAAGCCCTCCAGAGCTACGGCTTCATCTACCTTGCCAACCATGGTGTCTCACAGACACTCTTTGACGAAGCATTTGCATGGATAA ACTCATACTCCGAGCGCTTCTTTGACCTCGATTCTTCTACCAAGAATATGATTGCTCGTCCGGCCAGCGAGTCCCTGGATGATCACTATGGGTACGCCGCGTACGGCGTTGGGCACATCAGCCAACTAGTcttcggggaagaagaggtcgAAAAGCATCACGCTGCCTCCCCTGACCACAAAGAGACGCTGGAAGTCGGCAACCCACACGAGCCATGTGGAAGCGGCCCTAACCGCTGGTTGCCAGAGGACGTCTTCCCAGGCTTCCGGCAGTTCTATGAAGTATTCTGGGACGCATGCAACGAAGTGGAGAAATCACTGCGCCAGGCGCTCTGCGAAATTCTGCGAATCGATATTAACACCCTCTGTCGGAAGCAGTCGCTCAACTTCGGGCACATCAGTTTTCTGCACTACCCTCAGATGGCCGTCAAGTCGCAAGACGGCAAAGACCTTCAACGACTGAACGCGCACACAGACTACGGCAGCTTGACGCTCGTATTCCAGGATAACGTCGGGGGATTGGAGGTCCACGACGGACAGCTGTTTCGACCCGTCACTCCCAAGACGGGGACCATCGTCGTCAACGTCGGCGATATGCTGGAACAACAATCGAATGGCCGGTGGAAGAGCGCCTTGCATCAGGTAGTCGGTCCTAGGAAAGAGACAATGGGGGAGGGGCTCCAGACGTCCAAGACTGTTCTCGATCGATACTCCATCGCATACACTGGAGCAGTAGACCCAGAGGTGATCATTGAAACATTGCCCGGATGCGAGGTACCGGGTCGATGGAAACCTAGCATGGCGGATTGTGACGAGGAGAAGCCGGTCACCTCATATGAGTGGCTCCAGAAAAGAGTAGCAGCAGAGTATCACCAGACTTAA